The Vitis vinifera cultivar Pinot Noir 40024 chromosome 8, ASM3070453v1 genome segment aaattcattatttaaaattaaaatttagaatataattttaattaaaattttaaaatataatttaggCATCTAAATATCTACTAAAATTaacaattccaattaattttgaaaaataaaaatttagaatttaataTTCTTTCCCAAATCGAAGACTGATAAGATAGCCTGTCATCTTGcaaatatttgttttgaaacaatatttttaacatccttTTGAAGAATTTATTTTGTGCTTTTGCAATCCACTCGAAGAAGAAATTTCTTATTGAAAACatcttcttgaaatttttgaatgcataaaacaatggctaaaatttcttttttgatgGTTGAATAGTTTTCTTGAGGTCCACTCCATATCCTAGAATGAAATCGGATAATGgagattttgttttgaaaatcttGTTTGAGTATGCCACCATATCCTAAGTTAGAGGCATCTGTCTCTATAATAGGAAAGGCATATGGGTGAAGTATTCCTAAACAATGAAGACTCTTAACCTGAATTTTGACCAGTTTGACTATGTCTTTGGAGTTTTCTTAAGCCTAGCAAACAAAGGTTTGATAGTGGTTCTAAGGTTAAGGAAAAAGTCTGACAAATAGTTTAGACTTCCTAAGAACCTTTGAAGTTGGGTTTTATCTTTAATCTCATCGGGGAATTTACTTCCAAATTCAATTGACCTTTGAATAGGTTTGATAGTACCTTGATAGATTTCAAATCCTAGAAATCTAAACTTAGTTTGGAATAGCTTGGTCTTAGGGGCAGAGATAACAAGaccattttcttttacaattttttgaaaagtttctAAGTGTTTGAAACGTTGTtccaaataatttgaaaatataagtatatcatcaatgtatacTAAGGAGAAATTAGTACAGGGATTGAAAATgtcattcattatattttgaaattctgAGGGagcattttttaaactaaaaggcattacattccattcataatgcCCAAATGAAACAGTGAATGcagttttatatttatctttttcattaagttgaatttgccaaaatccagacttcatatcaaattttgataaaattgaagCATTATGAAGGCGGCCAATAAGATCTCTTTTATTAGGTATTGGATACCTTATCCATTTGAGAATCTTATTCAAAGGCTTGTAATTAATAACAAGTTTAGGGGCACCTCTTTCAATTTCCGAAGGTTTTTTAACATAGAAAGCACAGCTCCAGGGAGAGTGACTCTTTCTAATTAGACTTTTatctaataaaacttttatttcctttttacaATACTCAAGCAGTTGAGTGTTCATTTGAATAAGTCTTGCCTTGGTAGGAATTTGACTTTCATCAAATCCTTCCACATAAGGCAAAGAAACTTTATGTTTCTTTCTATTCCAAAAAGTATTTGGGATAGTGGAACATAAATCttgttcaatttgatttttaatcttttcaattttgatttggaCATCTTTATTCAAAAGATTTTCTTCTATTCTTTTATGATGTATTTCTTTCCCTATAAATTTGAtttgttgtttcttcttttgaatTAGGTTTATCTGTTTGTCTacataatttaattcttttaccTTAGGAGTgtttagaaaatagaaacaaatttaTTGGTTTTCATAAACTATTTTAATTCCTTCTTCATCAACCGTTAGGGGATAGAGAAGGCTCAAGAAAGGTGTTcctaaaatgatttatttgttcATGTCTTTTACAAGGAGAAGAGAAATTTTGtaacaaacatttttattacaaaCATGAACATTTGAAACTTTGAATTCTACACCAAGAGCTTGTTTATTTGCACCAACAACTCTTTGCAgagttttttcaaaatattcagaGGGAATCAATCCTTCCTGAATACAATTAATATCAACACCAGAATCAACTAAAgcaattaaattttttgaaaagtcGGGTTTGATAAAGATTCTTATTTTGATATGCCATTTTTGTCTAATCATTTTTGTAATAGCATTTACAAACAATTGAAAAGATTATCCTTCTTCTaattgttcttcttcttttgattcttcaatttgaccttttcctttttctaaggCTTTTAGTCTTGAATCTAAATCTTCATTTTGGTTAAGCATTgtattaatttgaagtttgatttcactattaaaattttaaaatataatttaggCATCTAAATATCTACTAAAATTaacaattccaattaattttgaaaaataaaaatttagaatctAATATTCTTTcccaaattgagaaaaaaataatgaattatatTTAGTAATGAAACACATTTTTTAATCCTAAATTCATAATTTcgaaattattataaaatttttattatagtaataaattataatattttgggatatttggacataattaaattactttttttttccaaattattaatttttatattaaaatagttaatataatatttaaatagaaaatacataaatttaacACTAGTTacatattaataaaaacaaaaaatttaacttaatgatgatttttcagCTGTTGCAATCTCATCGGCATTCCAGAACGAATATGCAGGCGGCAGAAATGGAAACAGACGGAAATGGAATGTGACACCCATTCCTATTCTTATTCCTATCTAGGGCTAAAATAGGAATTCCAATATAAAGATGGAGTAACGACGCTGACGGACGTCTCGATTCGCGTCTAAACCTCCAAGAATGACATAGGGTTTCCCTGACGCCGTTGGATTATTCAATCCAACGGCTCAGAGAGAAACCCTAATCACACCATGGACCTATAGTGGTACATAAAGTGAAGTAGCCTTTCACTCTTCTCCCTCTCGTGCCTTTGCCCTCTGCGCTCTCTCTCTATTTTCCGAGAGAGCCATTTTCGACCTAAAGAAAGGTTCGGTTTTTCTTTCTCTATCGATCTAATTATGTACTCATCATGCCCCTGTCATCTCTTATATGTTTTCCTTGTTTCGATTAGGTGAAAAATTGATCTGTTTAGTGGTGTGTGTTTGATCCCTTTGAGATTGAAGATTGTGGTctagttttgttttttggtttatgATAAATTTTCTGTGTTTTTTATGGTTCGGTTGATTGTTCTGTGATCTTGATCTGCATCCTGATTCGATtcgatttttgaattttaatactGTAAATTTCTGATGGGTTTTGATCTATAGTGTTCATGTTTTGAacatatttatatgtttttttcattcttcattttggACTCCTGGATTGGGAAATCTCTGTTTTCTTTAATGGAAAATTAATTGGATTTAGGTATGGCTTTAGTTGAGTACGTTTGTAATTTTGTGTTGATAGCAATTCATGACCAAGGTGTTGGTTGGGTGTGTCTTATTTGTTTACTCAGTTTTGGAAATTTACTCATCCGTGTTGTTCTTGGGATGCATATGAGCATGTATGCTGATTTTTCATGgatgattattttattattttatttttaatttaatgatatatGATGGACCCTGTTAATTGATTTGCCAGATTATTTATGTGTTTTCTAGATTTAAGACAAACTGGAATTGCTGATAAGATTATTTTCTACATTGGTATAGACATTCATGAGACAGCTACTCATAATATATGCGCCCATGCCCGAGTAATTATGTCTTGGTTTTGGGAGGCTTGTAAGAAAACAAGCCTGAGTTAGCAGTGGAATTGTTTTCTGATAAAGGTGTTGGCAAAGGCGGAATATTGTTTGTTGGGATGCTTGATTGTTCTGGCCCATATTGTGATGATTTATTTAAGGATTCTGGGTGGAAATTCTTCTATCTTGGAAGTAATTCGATTCACTAATTTTGGTAATGAAGGTTGATGTTAGAGATGTGCTTCATGTTTGAGTGATTTCTTATTTTGCTGAGGCTTGTAACTGTATTGGtctgtttttcttctcttgttATTTATGTTTCTGCTGAGTGTGGAGCGGCATATTCTTtcctttatgtttattttaatttcttttatttgaatttCAGATTCTtgctaaaattttataatgggTAAGGAGAAGGTTCACATTAATATTGTGGTCATTGGTCATGTTGACTCTGGAAAGTCGACCACCACTGGTCATTTGATATACAAGCTTGGAGGTATTGACAAGCGTGTTATTGAGCGGTTTGAAAAAGAAGCCGCTGAAATGAATAAAAGATCATTCAAGTATGCTTGGGTCTTGGACAAGCTCAAGGCTGAGCGTGAGCGCGGTATTACCATTGATATTGCTTTGTGGAAGTTTGAGACCACTAAATATTATTGCACTGTGATTGATGCTCCTGGGCATCGTGACTTCATCAAGAACATGATCACTGGTACCTCACAGGCTGATTGTGCTGTGCTTATCATTGATTCTACCACTGGTGGTTTTGAAGCTGGTATTTCCAAGGATGGTCAGACCCGTGAGCATGCTTTGCTTGCCTTCACCCTTGGTGTCAGGCAAATGATCTGCTGTTGCAATAAGGTATTGCATTATTACTATTGCTCCTTGCATTTGGAATCCATTTATGGCATGGTTTTTTACATTTCAAAACAAACAGAAATTTGCTCCTGTAGGTGATCTTTCCTTAACCCTCTGTGATGAGGCATAGAATTAATGGCCAATAGATGGATGCATCTGGCACAACAGACCCATTTTCTTTAGATAGATGGAATATATTGTAGTGCTTGTCAATCCACATTTTGTTATCCAGGGTTTAACAGAATCAGGTTTTTGTAATTTAGCCTATGTGCATGTTTTTTTGGTGATCAGATGTTTTCATGTCTGGTTCCTgctaaatctttatttttggATCTGATATAGATGGATGCGACAACACCGAAGTACTCCAAGTCCAGGTATGATGAAATTGTGAAGGAAGTTTCTTCCTATCTTAAGAAGGTCGGTTACAACCCTGATAAGATCCCCTTTGTTCCAATCTCTGGATTTGAGGGTGACAACATGATTGAGCGGTCAACAAACCTTGACTGGTACAAGGGCCCTACCCTCCTTGAGGCTCTTGACATGATTCACGAGCCCAAGAGGCCCTCGGACAAGCCCCTTCGTCTCCCACTACAGGACGTTTACAAGATTGGTGGCATTGGCACTGTTCCTGTTGGTCGTGTTGAAACTGGTATTATTAAACCCGGTATGGTTGTCACCTTTGGGCCAAGTGGACTCACTACTGAAGTCAAGTCAGTTGAAATGCACCATGAGTCTTTGGTAGAGGGTCTGCCTGGTGACAATGTTGGTTTCAATGTGAAGAATGTTGCTGTCAAGGATCTAAAACGTGGCTTTGTTGCATCTAACTC includes the following:
- the LOC100244821 gene encoding elongation factor 1-alpha — protein: MGKEKVHINIVVIGHVDSGKSTTTGHLIYKLGGIDKRVIERFEKEAAEMNKRSFKYAWVLDKLKAERERGITIDIALWKFETTKYYCTVIDAPGHRDFIKNMITGTSQADCAVLIIDSTTGGFEAGISKDGQTREHALLAFTLGVRQMICCCNKMDATTPKYSKSRYDEIVKEVSSYLKKVGYNPDKIPFVPISGFEGDNMIERSTNLDWYKGPTLLEALDMIHEPKRPSDKPLRLPLQDVYKIGGIGTVPVGRVETGIIKPGMVVTFGPSGLTTEVKSVEMHHESLVEGLPGDNVGFNVKNVAVKDLKRGFVASNSKDDPAKEAANFTAQVIIMNHPGQIGNGYAPVLDCHTSHIAVKFAEITTKIDRRSGKELEKEPKFLKNGDAGFVKMIPTKPMVVETFSEYPPLGRFAVRDMRQTVAVGVIKSVEKKDPSGAKVTKSAAKKK